Within Takifugu rubripes chromosome 20, fTakRub1.2, whole genome shotgun sequence, the genomic segment ATACCTTGAGGTTTAGTTGTGTGTTTAATCTCTGTTTCCTGTCTTGGAGAGTTGaagttttttgtattttcaggaAAAAATGAAGAGCCTAAACAAAGCTTCTCTTTCCAGAAGAGCAGCCTTATTGGTCGGACCGTCCGGAGGATCTCACAGGTTCAGGGTCCAATTGCACACTGCCTCTGCAGTGGCCTGCTGTTCCATCTGTCCCAGACTCTGACTGTTCACTGTGCGGGGCTATATTTGGCCCGGCTCAGGTTTCACAGCCAGGATACTGGCATGAAGAGTGAGTGTTACCAAGGGGAACAGAAGgtatgcaggaaaaaaaacgaaAACATGCATCCGGCTGCAGTCAACACCAATATTTACTAATGATTAGCCTGCAgttgcattcaacaccatcaaGATTACAGCCTGTCAGTTCAGGTCTGGTTCAGGATTTAGTCGATGATGTTTGTGATGACGCAGGGTGACAGCAGGTTATCGGTGTTACTTCTATATCCAGCTGAGTTAACCCAGTAACCCCAGACCACCCACTTTCTGTATCACTGGCGGGTAAATATGTTTACTGATGTTTCGGTTGTGTgtattttaaattcattttcaaaagaaacataaaaaacCGCCATTTACCCGTTACCACTTACCCTCCTCAAAAAATATTAGTAATGGACAGGGCAGCCTCGCTTGGTTTATTTCTAGACCATTATCATATTTTATGCTGTCAGAAAGATCCTGGCTTCTTCTACTGATAATACGAGCACTGATAAGTTTGGATTGACTTTCCATTCATCACTGCAGACCTCACACTTATTGAATGTTTAATGTGTGATTGTATGTTTCACACTCACACTGttgttttcccctcatttccTAAAATTTGGATTGTCCCCTCacaatttgcttttttttcagTTATCTGACACAATATCTTAATAAGTTTCTTTTACCAATCTTGTACAAAAATAGAAAGTTGGTTCCCAAACACATGTCAGCAACAACTTTACCTTTAATGCGACCCCTTTTGATGTTTAGTTCCAGTAAAAAAACGTTATTGATGCAATATCGTTATGATATGAAATTTAGTAGCCTTCAGAATTTcgcgttttctttctttttcctctcatcGGCTTCCGTTGCTCTTCGCTGATTGGTCGGAGAGGAAATATGGCGCTTTAAGCGGAGCAGTGAAAACATCCCGATAAACATATGAATCTTAGATTTTGCAGGTCACAATATGGTTCGATGGGATTTCAGTAGGTCACGTCGtatgtgttgtttttatccgCTTATTGACGGATAAAGCCTCGTTGATTAGCTAACGCTCTGCCGATCAACAACAACTAAATTGGAGAATTGGACCATTGTATAAGGTATTTTCCCCCGTTTTGTTGCTAAAGTACTTTTTCCACAACAGGGAAAcgttatttttctgtctgtctcaatGTTGCCAAGCCTATTGATTGTAACCCATTCCTCTGGTTTAATGCCATATCTTCCAGCCAGAAACATGCCAGCCTTCCGGCAGGTAGGAGAAAAGCAGCTTCCGAACCCGGTGCTGTGCATGGCCTGGTCCCCTAAAAGGGATCTCATTGCTCTGGCCAACACAGCTGGAGAGGTCGGCTCACATCTTTTACTGCATAATACACCCAGGTGTCTTTTATGGTTGGGTAATGGTCTGTTTTCTGTAGCTGCTCCTGCATCGCTTGGCTAGTTTCCAGCGCGTATGGAGCCTGCAGCCCAGTGAATACACTGGGAAGGAGATCACTGCACTTGCCTGGAGACCTGATGGCAAAAGTAAGGAGCGACCGTGTGAGCCTGGTTCGCCACGTCTTTGCCAGGTGAATCTGCTAAActccattcttccctccccAGTTTTGGCCTTCAGCCTTGGCGACACCAAGCAGGTGGTCCTGTGTGGCGTGGAGAAAGCGGAGATCCTCCATGTGTTCTCCATGCAGAATACTGTGACGTGCATGCActggatggaggtggtggaggagaacagGTACGCAGGAGGTGCGGTGGGGGGCAAAAAAGTGATGTACAGATTATTTTGGGGAAAATAGGGGAATTACCACTTTTTGTTTTAGTGCTCTCAGTTCGTTCTGCAACTCGGAGGATGAATCGAAATTCTTTCTTCCCAAATTGCCAACTCTGCCCAAGAGGTAACAGCAGCATTCAGAGCAAATATAAGGCAGCAAATACCGAGTTAATGGAACAACatcgttgtttttttttcattcccaGCTACAGCACAACTTCTAAAATCTTCAGGTgagaatatttaaaatgtgaagttatcatttttaaatcatCATTCGTTTGTATATTTTTATGCGCTGAtgtctttaattatttctttgtgtgtcagtgagGAGAAGTGTGATGAAATAATGAATCTTATGGGAGAAATCAGGTAAAACAATCCACTGTGTTTTTATAATGCCATGTtgttaatgttatttttatatatataattagaCTGGAAATCTTCACCTCACTCCTATCACATACAGGTTGAATATACTTGTTCTTGGAGGAGAAGCTGGCTCTGTTGAGCTTTATGCCTATGGGATGTACAAGATAGCAACATTAACAGAAGTAAGGCTCTCTTATTCTTTCGACATTAGGAAGCTCTTAAGGAGTCTTattggtgtttattttgtttatttagcAAACATCTACACATTCACAGTGTCCCAGCAAGACGCTCCATCCTATTAATGTCACTCCTCAGTGTTTTTAAATTTGTGTCTGAATTTGTGTTCTTTATTGATGAAATAATTCCTCCTTTCAGGATCAGCAGCAAAACGAAACACCACATGTCCAATGAGATTTGGAGATGCAATAAAGGAGCCAATATGGGAAGGTAGTGTTGGAAACATGCCTGACCATGCTGTGCATTTCCACAGGTATCGGGGACCTGTCGGAACCTGAGCTTGTCCGGAGATCTCAAGTCCTTGTCCGTGATCTCAGAGGTTAGGTCTGCAAACGAAAGCCCCCAGATCTGCTACAGCCAGGtgaggtgcatgctgggatgtcCTGCACATGCCACTTCATGTCGTAGTTTCCCatatttccatatttattttttaactcgTGGAGAAGAACAGTGGGAAACTTACACAAACACTAAGgtcagtgttgtgtttgtggtgttttccaGCTTGATACAGGCTTGCTGTCGGACTGCCTGCCTGAGGTGTCCAGGATGGCGCGCAAGTTCACCCACATCTCCACCCTCCTGCAGTACCtgcacctgtccctcacctgcaTGTGTGAGGCCTGGGAGGACATCCTCATGCAGATGGACCTGAGACTCACCAAGTTTGTTCAGGTTGGTAAATGCTGATACGTCAGCCGCTTCGGGTGAAACGAAAAACCCACAGATGTCCATATTTGTCCCCAGGAAAAGAACACAAACACCCAAGTTCAGGATGAGTTTCTTGAGCTTTTACTGTGGGGACAATCGAGGTGAACAAAACAACCTTTCTTTAGTCATTATTACTTATTCATCAGGTTACCGTCTTTGCtctgtttggggtttttaaaactttttttgttgtgttttttggcTCTGTACTATTATCTAGTCCCGAACTACAGGCCCTTCTCATGAACCAGCTGACCATTAAGGTAATTTTCTAATATTCAGCTTAAAGGTCCTCTCTGACTGAAATGTTCTCTCCTCTGAAAACCTTATTTTCATCACAGGGGCTCAAGAAACTGGGCCAGTCCATTGAGTCCTCCTATTCCAGCATCCAGAAGCTGGTGGTCAGCCACCTGCAGAGGTATTTCTAGATTTTCTCCTCCAAGCTGCTGCCTCTGAGATGATTCACTTTCACCTTCTCCCTTTGTTTTTGTCACCGCAGCGGCTCTGAGGCTCTGTTGTATCACCTCAGTGAAGTGAAAGGCATGTCCCTGTGGAAGCAGAAATTTGAGCCTCTCGGTCTGGATGCTGCTGCTATAGAAGGTCCGGAAGCTGCATGATGAGTTAAAAGGAAATCTCTCCTGTTTGAACATTAACATTtaccaggtttttttttctttcagctgcCATCACAGCCGTGGGTTCTTTCTCTCTAAAAGCCAATGAACTGCTGCAGTGAGTTCTGTGATTCTCTTGATCTCATCTCGACTCCCTTCATGGTTGCATGTTTTAGAATCGCACACCCTAAATTTCAATCCAGGCTGTAAAGGCTACATGGCTGCAGCTAAATAGGTTGTGTAATTAGCTTGACGTCACATTGGGGTGACTCATTGGAACTCACCAAAAGCTTCACAAAGAATTCGACAGAGAAAGCAGACTGAAATATTCACCCTATATCCAGCAAATACACAACAGCCAGAACCCGGTTGGCATTATAATAAACTGTAACTCGGGCTCGTGGAGAATACAAGTCGTTTAAGCAGAAAACGTAATCTCTTAAATAATGTTGCGATTGTGATCTCCTGGTGTGGTTTTTCACATCCAGAATGTCAATACAGCGTTGCTTATTGCTGCTGTCTAGCTATAAAGAATGACAAATGTTGTCCTTTAGGGTGATTGACAAGAGCATGAAGAACTTCAAGGCCTTTTTCCGTTGGCTGTATGTAGGTGAGAGTAAAAACtgcaatttaattcaatatagaTTGTGGTGCAGTCGTTTATCATTTTATCTGTTGTACTTTATGCTTCCCCCTAGCTATGCTGAGAATGTGTGATGAGCCTGTACCACCAGAACTCAACAAAGTGAGTCAGTAAAGTTGCTAAGAAGCAGATTTAAAGGTGTTGCTGAATGAATGGGTATATCTTGTCCTAGATGACGCAGAAGGACATCGCTTTTGTTGccgacttcctgtctgagcatTTTAATGAGGTGAGATCAGCCACAAAAGCACCTGGAATTGTTGTAGAGCCGTTTATTCATTTATCGCTGCTCTGACAGAACGAAGAACTCTTTGATCGTAAGGGGAAATACTTCAATGTAGAGCGAGTTGGTCAGGTGAGCTTTgtttttggagttttttttcttgtttggtGAGGAATTCTGCCGCTGTCGTCTTGCAATATTTTGGTTTCTCGTTATCCAAACGCTTTCAGTACCtgaaggatgaggatgaagacctTGTGTCTCCGCCCAGTACCTGTGGAAACCAGTGGCTGCAGTTTCTCCATGAGAGCACGCACCTGAAGGGTAAACCTTCACCCTCACATTCAGCATTGACACTTTATGTTTTATGATTTAGATCTTAATGATATATCGGCCTGTTTTTAGAAAGCCCTTTGCTGTTTCCTTCATACCCCCAAAAGTCTTTGCACTTTGTCAAGAGGATAATGGTGAATGTGATCGAACAGTGTCTCCAGAAACCCGCCGTGAGTTCTTTGCCACTCTCGCTGCCTTATTTTCCTTATAATACAGCTTTTAGCTAAATGAGCCTGTTTTAAATAACAATTAAAATTGATGCGTGTGTAGGAAGTGATCGGAAAGTCTGTCAAACGGGCCGCATTTTTGCCGCTGTACACTGCCCCCGACAGGTATGCTCTTAAGCTTTTTAAGTATTCTATATTATTGCTAAAATGAAGTTATTAAATtgtgattgtgttttttttccttatcTTTTAAGCTCTTCTGAAAACACGCCCCGCCTTTTTGAGCTTCCATCCTtgtatgtaaaatataaatcGCGATGGTCTGAGCAGTCACAGCCGGCTTGATATCAGTGACGCTTCCTTGTTGTTTCTTTTGCAGGTGGAACGACAAGAAAGCAAAAATGCACTATGTTCTGTTCTGCATGCCAGAAATTTCCCCCAGCAAACTTTACCTTTTACGCAAAGGAACAGACGTTAACAGGTACGGGCGTTGGGTTGCAGGTGCAGAGTACACTTTTGCAAATATGTCCATACATGTGCGTTTATCTGTTTGCACAGATCTGTGTCCAGCAGCGTCGTGTCCGTCGACCTCAGTCACCATCCTGACAGTGCGGATGAGGATCATTCTGCAGCTCAGTCAGTATCTTTACTGTCGTGTTAAAATAAGCAGGGAAAACTACGTAGCAGGAGTGACCTAAACGTGGTCTTTTGCAGGTCAAATTACCTATACAGGTGTCTGGATGCTCGTTTCTATGACGACGAGATGCTTACCGTTGTTCTGcaaggagcagaggaagataaCAGGAAGCGTGTCCTGGCTCAGATTCCTTTAGCTTCCACACTGAGCTGTGAGACCGAGTTCAGCTGGGAACCGAACATGacgtaagtgtgtgtgcgtcatTTGGGATATTTGACCGACTACATTTACTGACATACCGTTTTGTTTAAACCTTGAAACGCTTGAAGTTTACTCTTCTGTTTGCTTTCTCTCTATGCGGAATCAGAGGAAAATATCGAACTTTTACTCCATCGATTTAAGTttaactttttgagttatttggAAAATTCATGAcattctcctccatcctctgacCTATAATTAggttattatttcattttttctagTGCTGTAATAatacagcaataaataaatattttgtacAGCactagttttcttttttcctggttTTGTGACCATTTCAGTGAAGTCGAAGCGTCTCGGTGTTGCATTTGAGTGAGTGATTCAAAGTGGCCGGTGTGAAGAATTAAGACGTTTCCTGTATCGTCAGGTTGGAGCAGCAGAGCGGAGCCATCCCCTGCGAAGAGTTAGTGTTGGGCAATCAGTGGCGAGAACTGGAAAACATGAAGGCCCAGTTTGCTGCTGTTAATGGAATCCGCAAAGTGGCTTGTGTGGTAGGTGATATTTACATATATGATACAGTACCAGGATCTATTTGTACAATAATTGGTTAATAATGGGTTTTGCTTCATTTCCGGCAGCTCAGCGCTAATCTGAGGCATATTCGCGTCTTTGAGATGGATGTagaggatgaagatgacgagGGACCAGAATCTCAGAACGCCAGCGCCGACCAGGACGGGTTGGAAACTTCAATGAACAGCCAAGGACTGGAAGAGGGGAGCGGACGGGCTGaagacggagcagcagcagcggcggcggcggagcaaAGTCAAGCAGCATTTCCAAATAGCCAGGAGCATTTGGAGTCAGAGGAGGCCCTGGAGTTGTCTCAGGAATGAGATGCAGAAACGAGCTTCGGCTGCTGAACTGTTTGTTTAACGTGGTCTCATTCTAAAAACATGAATTGtatgtgaaaataaacatttttgatATACCGTACTGTATTTTATCTCATGTTGGatctgttgcaatcaaaattgtttctaggtgctttacagaaactcAGGGTCTGACCtccaacaagcagcagtgacAAGGAAAAccccccctttaacaggaagaaaccttgagcagaaccaggctcttGCCAAAGGCTGGCTGAGCAGAGAACAGGGAGGACAGATAGAGAACAGAATGGGGGaatttgtgtgttggtgtttctGTTTATTAAATGAAATATGGTACCGGGTTTATTATGAAAAATCtcaagaaaaacacaattctgtATCTGACCACAAACACATCACCGGATCAAGAAGGAGCACCTTTTTATTTAGAGCATTTAGTTTTGAATACTCTGCAAATATAAGTCTCCCCTCTGACTTCTGCCGATCAACTCTATTCTCTTAGATTCGCCTTGTGTTATAATAAATAAAGCGACAAAGGAGTCCTCCTCCTTTCGCCGCCTATCGGTGCACGCGCAGCTAGGTGTTGGTTACGTGCTCGCTCCCGACGCTGACGTGGTGACGTATGCAGTCCGCCGCCTGTTGGTCTTTCACAGTTGGTGACGAGTATTATGAAAATGGCCTCGACCCTGCCCGTGAGCTCGGTACACCGGAGAAGATGACGACGTTGAGCCCCGCAAGTCAGTTGAACACCGCCGTGTCTTCTCTAAACACGTAAGTTACAGCCAAGGAAGCCAAAAGAGACGCGGAGTGACGCCCGAGAACCGCCGTGAAGTACCGCAATCCGCCGCATATTTCCGCGGAGCTGAAGAGCCACGATGGAGGATATCAACTCGAATATCAACGCGGACCTGGAGGTGCGGAAGCTCCAGGACTTGGTGAAGAAACTCGAACAACAGAACGAGCAGCTCCGGAGTCGCTCCTCCATCCTGTCCTCGTCCGGCGCGATGTCAGGACACCACAGACCCCACAGTGACGGATACGACTCGTCGTCGCTGTCAGCGGGGATGACAGGCGGTCTGGTCGGCTTCTCCGGGGTGGGGTTGGTCGGTACGGGTCGCTACAGCGGGCTATTGGAGAACAACCGCTGCCGGAGCCCCAGGCTGTCCTATGACGGTGTCAGCTTCAGGAGGGCCTATGAACACGAAGGGGCATCTGCGGCCGCCCCCGGCAGCATGAACTCGGGTTATTCGGACGGCCCAGACGAAGGGGAGACGTCGATCTTGGACGA encodes:
- the anapc4 gene encoding anaphase-promoting complex subunit 4: MPAFRQVGEKQLPNPVLCMAWSPKRDLIALANTAGELLLHRLASFQRVWSLQPSEYTGKEITALAWRPDGKILAFSLGDTKQVVLCGVEKAEILHVFSMQNTVTCMHWMEVVEENSALSSFCNSEDESKFFLPKLPTLPKSYSTTSKIFSEEKCDEIMNLMGEIRLNILVLGGEAGSVELYAYGMYKIATLTEVSGTCRNLSLSGDLKSLSVISEVRSANESPQICYSQLDTGLLSDCLPEVSRMARKFTHISTLLQYLHLSLTCMCEAWEDILMQMDLRLTKFVQEKNTNTQVQDEFLELLLWGQSSPELQALLMNQLTIKGLKKLGQSIESSYSSIQKLVVSHLQSGSEALLYHLSEVKGMSLWKQKFEPLGLDAAAIEAAITAVGSFSLKANELLQVIDKSMKNFKAFFRWLYVAMLRMCDEPVPPELNKMTQKDIAFVADFLSEHFNENEELFDRKGKYFNVERVGQYLKDEDEDLVSPPSTCGNQWLQFLHESTHLKESPLLFPSYPQKSLHFVKRIMVNVIEQCLQKPAEVIGKSVKRAAFLPLYTAPDSSSENTPRLFELPSLWNDKKAKMHYVLFCMPEISPSKLYLLRKGTDVNRSVSSSVVSVDLSHHPDSADEDHSAAQSNYLYRCLDARFYDDEMLTVVLQGAEEDNRKRVLAQIPLASTLSCETEFSWEPNMTLEQQSGAIPCEELVLGNQWRELENMKAQFAAVNGIRKVACVLSANLRHIRVFEMDVEDEDDEGPESQNASADQDGLETSMNSQGLEEGSGRAEDGAAAAAAAEQSQAAFPNSQEHLESEEALELSQE